In a single window of the Streptomyces sp. HUAS ZL42 genome:
- a CDS encoding DNA-binding protein, with protein MPGTLLLDSEGLSKLYLKDRTVLALVQAASEEGTRVATTAMTTLEADYERIHPARIRWVLSRIEVHDVTKSVTDQAAALLRNHHLSGHKYAIDAVLAAIARLAPRPVVVLTSDPEDISLLCGPAVEVIKA; from the coding sequence ATGCCCGGCACGCTCCTCCTCGACAGCGAGGGCCTGTCCAAGCTCTACCTCAAGGACCGCACCGTCCTGGCTCTCGTCCAAGCAGCCTCGGAAGAAGGCACCCGAGTGGCCACGACCGCCATGACCACGCTTGAGGCGGACTACGAGCGCATCCACCCCGCCCGCATCCGGTGGGTACTCTCCCGGATCGAAGTCCATGACGTCACCAAGAGCGTCACCGACCAAGCAGCAGCACTGTTGCGCAACCACCACCTCAGCGGCCACAAGTACGCCATCGACGCCGTCCTTGCAGCCATTGCACGCTTGGCGCCAAGACCAGTCGTCGTCCTCACCTCCGACCCTGAGGACATCAGTCTGCTCTGTGGACCCGCCGTCGAGGTCATCAAAGCCTGA